The sequence below is a genomic window from Flavobacterium sediminilitoris.
GCAAACTATTGCATATTCTTATATAGGGCCATCATTAACGGAAGCCGTTTATAGAAAAGGAACTATTGGGCGTGCTAAAGATCATTTAGAAGCAACTGCTTTTGAAATTGCAGACGAATTAAAATCGATTAACGGAAGAGCTTATGTTTCTGTAAATAAAGCTTTAGTTACACAAGCAAGTTCAGCTATTCCTGTGATACCTTTATATATATCATTATTATACAAAATAATGAAAGAAGAAGGAATTCATGAAGGTTGTATAGAACAAATTCAAAGATTATATGCCGATAGATTGTTTTCTGGGAAAGAATTGCCTTTAGACGATAAAGGAAGAATTCGTATTGATGATTGGGAAATGAGAGATGATGTTCAGGCTAGAATTGCTAAACTTTGGGAAGAAGCAACAACAGAAAATTTAAGTGAAATAGGAGACTTAGCAGGTTATAAGCAAGATTTCTTAAATTTATTTGGATTTGGTTTTGATGGGGTTGACTATTTAGCCGAAGCAAACGAAATGGTGCAAGTGTCAAGTATTCAGTAAATAAGCACTTTATTGTTGAAATAATTTTAAGTAAAATATATAATTACAATTTATGTATAATTTATTAAAAGGAAAAAGAGGAATTATTTTTGGTGCATTAGACGAAAATTCTATTGCTTGGAAAACAGCAGAACGTGTACATGAAGAAGGTGGAACATTTGTATTGACTAATGCTCCAATTGCAATGCGCATGGGAACTATTAAAGATTTAGCAGAGAAAACAGGTTCACAAATTATTCCTGCTGATGCAACATCTGTAGAAGATATTGAAAATTTAGTAGACAAAGCTGTTGAAATTTTAGGAGGAAAGATTGATTTCGTTTTGCATTCAATAGGAATGTCAGTAAATGTTAGAAAAGGAAATCATTATACCAATCAAAATTATGATTACACTCAAAAAGGATGGGATGTATCTGCCGTTTCTTTTCATAAAGTAATGCAAGTATTGCATAAAAAAGAAGCCATGGCAGAATGGGGAAGCATTGTAGCTTTAACTTATATGGCTGCACAACGTGTTTTTCCAGATTATAATGACATGGCTGATAATAAAGCATATTTAGAGTCTATTGCTCGTAGCTTTGGATATTTCTTTGGAAGAGATAAAAAAGTGCGAGTAAATACTATTTCTCAATCTCCAACACCTACAACAGCAGGACAAGGAGTAAAGGGGTTTGATGGATTTATTGCTTATGCTGATAAAATGTCTCCGTTAGGAAATGCAACAGCTTTAGATTGTGCAAACTATACAGTTTCTATGTTTTCTGATTTAACACGAATGGTTACATTGCAGAATTTATTTCATGATGGTGGTTTTTCTAATATGGGAGTAAGTCAAGCAGTAATTGATTATTTTGATAAAGAGTAATTTTT
It includes:
- a CDS encoding enoyl-ACP reductase FabI gives rise to the protein MYNLLKGKRGIIFGALDENSIAWKTAERVHEEGGTFVLTNAPIAMRMGTIKDLAEKTGSQIIPADATSVEDIENLVDKAVEILGGKIDFVLHSIGMSVNVRKGNHYTNQNYDYTQKGWDVSAVSFHKVMQVLHKKEAMAEWGSIVALTYMAAQRVFPDYNDMADNKAYLESIARSFGYFFGRDKKVRVNTISQSPTPTTAGQGVKGFDGFIAYADKMSPLGNATALDCANYTVSMFSDLTRMVTLQNLFHDGGFSNMGVSQAVIDYFDKE